The following are encoded together in the Drosophila sechellia strain sech25 chromosome 3R, ASM438219v1, whole genome shotgun sequence genome:
- the LOC6621266 gene encoding ER membrane protein complex subunit 2 translates to MTLDSRSAHIIWIFRSPSKHIPEYVEVVQLWVAVLEDKVHKTGNERHLILEQVIIAALDTARFDIATECTKQLALEFPGSLRVMKFKAMRYEALEQYDEADEVLDAIIAKDETNAAPRKRKIAILKARGRRLEAIKELNEYLKK, encoded by the exons ATGACACTTGACTCCCGCTCCGCGCACATTATCTGGATCTTCCGCTCCCCAAGCAAACACATACCCGAATAT GTGGAGGTGGTCCAGCTGTGGGTTGCTGTGCTGGAGGACAAGGTGCACAAGACCGGCAACGAGCGGCATCTTATCCTGGAGCAGGTGATCATCGCGGCATTGGATACGGCTCGCTTTGACATAGCTACCGAGTGCACCAAGCAGCTGGCCCTCGAGTTCCCAGGCAGCCTGCGCGTGATGAAGTTCAAAGCGATGCGCTACGAGGCTCTGGAGCAGTACGATGAGGCTGACGAGGTCCTGGACGCAATCATTGCTAAGGACGAAACAAATGCCGCGCCCAGGAAGCGCAAGATTGCCATCCTCAAGGCCCGTGGTCGTCGCCTGGAGGCCATCAAGGAGCTCAACGAGTATCTGAAGAAGTAA
- the LOC116801703 gene encoding leucine-rich melanocyte differentiation-associated protein-like — translation MSGTSTSERSNSEDSPSNTCLTEVLRNCANIQSLESLNYEYNDVLLTEPNEGKMITSNPYSFSGNISISSGPSEDVSFTESILEDNGRISLAYENLKTIPRRLADKFAAQTKFLDLSHNDFRNLRFLSFFEDLDTLILDRNVNLDINTFPYLPSLRILWINNCDIANITDWIHRIERQCPALDQLSCMGNPGIRTVFGGQIPREYILQVLPQLKYLDGLPTSRSAVHATLSSSQGQGPDSTSNSEKPPPASALTFKDIFRPKHSRKSHSGRMYGKGSSTN, via the exons ATGTCTGGAACATCGACCTCTGAACGCTCCAACTCCGAAGACAG TCCGTCGAATACCTGCCTAACAGAGGTGCTCAGGAATTGTGCCAATATCCAGTCGTTGGAGAGCTTGAACTACGAATATAACGACGTTCTGCTGACCGAACCCAACGAGGGGAAGATGATTACGTCGAATCCGTACTCCTTTAGCGGCAACATTTCCATCAGCAGTGGTCCAAGCGAAGATGTTTCATTTACGGAAAGCATCCTGGAGGACAACGGGCGCATTTCGCTGGCCTATGAGAACCTGAAGACAATTCCGCGGCGACTGGCCGACAAATTCGCAGCGCAGACCAAGTTTCTCGATTTGAGTCACAATGATTTCCGAAATCTGAGATTTCTCTCCTTTTTCGAGGATCTGGACACGTTAATCCTGGATCGCAACGTAAACTTGGACATAAACACTTTTCCCTACTTGCCGAGCTTAAGGATCCTGTG GATCAACAATTGCGATATAGCAAATATAACCGACTGGATACACCGCATCGAACGGCAGTGTCCTGCGCTGGATCAGCTCTCTTGCATGGGAAATCCTGGCATCCGCACTGTTTTCGGGGGCCAAATACCCCGCGAGTATATACTACAGGTGCTTCCCCAGCTAAAATACCTCGATGGACTTCCGACCAGCAGGAGTGCAGTTCATGCGACGCTGTCTTCCTCACAAGGACAGGGTCCAGACTCCACCAGCAATTCGGAGAAGCCTCCACCCGCATCCGCACTCACTTTCAAGGACATCTTCCGGCCAAAGCATTCCAGAAAATCGCACAGCGGACGGATGTACGGCAAGGGCTCCTCCACTAATTGA
- the LOC6621741 gene encoding leucine-rich melanocyte differentiation-associated protein, with the protein MSGTSTSERSNSEDSPSNTCLTEVLRNCANIQSLESLNYEYNDVLLTEPNEGKMITSNPYSFSGNISISSGPSEDVSFTESILEDNGRISLAYENLKTIPRRLADKFAAQTKFLDLSHNDFRNLRFLSFFEDLDTLILDRNVNLDINTFPYLPSLRILWINNCDIANITDWIHRIERQCPALDQLSCMGNPGIRTVFGGQIPREYILQVLPQLKYLDGLPTSRSAVHATLSSSQGQGPDSTSNSEKPPPASALTFKDIFRPKHSRKSHSGRMYGKGSSTN; encoded by the exons ATGTCTGGAACATCGACCTCTGAACGCTCCAACTCCGAAGACAG TCCGTCGAATACCTGCCTAACAGAGGTGCTCAGGAATTGTGCCAATATCCAGTCGTTGGAGAGCTTGAACTACGAATATAACGACGTTCTGCTGACCGAACCCAACGAGGGGAAGATGATTACGTCGAATCCGTACTCCTTTAGCGGCAACATTTCCATCAGCAGTGGTCCAAGTGAAGATGTTTCATTTACGGAAAGCATCCTGGAGGACAACGGGCGCATTTCGCTGGCCTATGAGAACCTGAAGACAATTCCGCGGCGACTGGCAGACAAATTCGCAGCGCAGACCAAGTTTCTCGATTTGAGTCACAATGATTTCCGAAATCTGAGATTTCTCTCCTTTTTCGAGGATCTGGACACGTTAATCCTGGATCGCAACGTAAACTTGGACATAAACACTTTTCCCTACTTGCCGAGCTTAAGGATCCTGTG GATCAACAATTGCGATATAGCAAATATAACCGACTGGATACACCGCATCGAACGGCAGTGTCCTGCGCTGGATCAGCTCTCTTGCATGGGAAATCCTGGCATCCGCACTGTTTTCGGGGGCCAAATACCCCGCGAGTATATACTACAGGTGCTTCCCCAGCTAAAATACCTCGATGGACTTCCGACCAGCAGGAGTGCAGTTCATGCGACGCTGTCTTCCTCACAAGGACAGGGTCCAGACTCCACCAGCAATTCGGAGAAGCCTCCACCCGCATCCGCACTCACTTTCAAGGACATCTTCCGGCCAAAGCATTCCAGAAAATCGCACAGCGGACGGATGTACGGCAAGGGCTCCTCCACTAATTGA
- the LOC116801702 gene encoding ER membrane protein complex subunit 2-like, which translates to MSLDYEKMSWTDVRDQFRTWREETGRHSEEVVQLWVAVLEDKVHKTGNERHLILEQVIIAALDTARFDIATECTKQLALEFPGSLRVMKFKAMRYEALEQYDEADEVLDAIIAKDETNAAPRKRKIAILKARGRRLEAIKELNEYLKKFMSDQEAWHELCNMYLAEGEFGKAAFCMEEVLLHNPHSHLIHQRLAEIRYTMGGVENMESARTYYSQALKLNPHNLRALYGIYLCCNHLDNSRAVSSKRKELQKLSQWALEQLLSKQTIVPLEAAFGNLEIKSN; encoded by the exons ATGTCGCTGGATTATGAGAAGATGAGCTGGACGG ATGTGCGGGATCAATTCAGAACGTGGCGTGAGGAGACAGGTCGCCACAGCGAGGAGGTGGTCCAGCTGTGGGTTGCTGTGCTGGAGGACAAGGTGCACAAGACCGGCAACGAGCGGCATCTTATCCTGGAGCAGGTGATCATCGCGGCATTGGATACGGCTCGCTTTGACATAGCCACCGAGTGCACCAAGCAGCTGGCCCTCGAGTTCCCAGGCAGCCTGCGCGTGATGAAGTTCAAAGCGATGCGCTACGAGGCTCTGGAGCAGTACGATGAGGCTGACGAGGTCCTGGACGCAATCATTGCTAAGGACGAAACAAATGCCGCGCCCAGGAAGCGCAAGATTGCCATCCTCAAGGCCCGTGGTCGTCGCCTGGAGGCCATCAAGGAGCTCAACGAGTATCTGAAGAA ATTTATGTCTGACCAGGAGGCATGGCACGAGCTGTGCAACATGTATCTGGCTGAGGGCGAGTTTGGCAAAGCTGCTTTTTGCATGGAGGAGGTTTTGCTGCACAATCCCCATAGCCATCTAATACACCAGCGCTTGGCGGAAATACGGTACACAATG GGTGGCGTCGAGAATATGGAATCGGCTCGCACTTACTATTCGCAGGCCCTGAAGCTTAATCCGCATAACTTGAGGGCCCTTTATGGCATTTACCTGTGCTGCAACCATTTGGACAATTCCCGAGCTGTAAGCTCCAAGCGGAAGGAGCTGCAAAAGTTAAGTCAATGGGCCCTTGAACAACTTTTGTCAAAACAAACGATTGTACCCTTGGAGGCTGCCTTTGGAAACCtggaaatcaaatcgaattga
- the LOC6616816 gene encoding ER membrane protein complex subunit 2: protein MSLDYEKMSWTDVRDQFRTWREETGRHSEEVVQLWVAVLEDKVHKTGNERHLILEQVIIAALDTARFDIATECTKQLALEFPGSLRVMKFKAMRYEALEQYDEADEVLDAIIAKDETNAAPRKRKIAILKARGRRLEAIKELNEYLKKFMSDQETWHELCNMYLAEGEFGKAAFCMEEVLLHNPHSHLIHQRLAEIRYTMGGVENMESARTYYSQALKLNPHNLRALYGIYLCCNQLDNSRAVSSKRKELQKLSQWALEQLLSKQTIVPLEAAFGNLEIKSN from the exons ATGTCGCTGGATTATGAGAAGATGAGCTGGACGG ATGTGCGGGATCAATTCAGAACGTGGCGTGAGGAGACAGGTCGCCACAGCGAGGAGGTGGTCCAGCTGTGGGTTGCTGTGCTGGAGGACAAGGTGCACAAGACCGGCAACGAGCGGCATCTTATCCTGGAGCAGGTGATCATCGCGGCATTGGATACGGCTCGCTTTGACATAGCTACCGAGTGCACCAAGCAGCTGGCCCTCGAGTTCCCAGGCAGCCTGCGCGTGATGAAGTTCAAAGCGATGCGCTACGAGGCTCTGGAGCAGTACGATGAGGCTGACGAGGTCCTGGACGCAATCATTGCTAAGGACGAAACAAATGCCGCGCCCAGGAAGCGCAAGATTGCCATCCTCAAGGCCCGTGGTCGTCGCCTGGAGGCCATCAAGGAGCTCAACGAGTATCTGAAGAA ATTTATGTCTGACCAGGAGACATGGCACGAGCTGTGCAACATGTATCTGGCTGAGGGCGAGTTTGGCAAAGCTGCTTTTTGTATGGAGGAGGTTTTGCTGCACAATCCCCATAGCCATCTAATACACCAGCGCTTGGCGGAAATACGGTACACAATG GGTGGCGTCGAGAATATGGAATCGGCTCGCACTTACTATTCGCAGGCCCTGAAGCTTAATCCGCATAACTTGAGGGCCCTTTATGGCATTTACCTGTGCTGCAACCAATTGGACAACTCCCGAGCCGTGAGCTCCAAGCGGAAGGAGCTGCAAAAGTTAAGTCAATGGGCCCTTGAACAACTTTTGTCAAAACAAACGATTGTACCCTTGGAGGCTGCCTTTGGAAACCtggaaatcaaatcgaattga